Proteins found in one Asterias amurensis chromosome 13, ASM3211899v1 genomic segment:
- the LOC139946165 gene encoding sushi, von Willebrand factor type A, EGF and pentraxin domain-containing protein 1-like isoform X1 — protein MDGGEVNSCFAPAADKRRENTRPLKVMVPLMLLFICSWIPGGQSMYINTDSNGTQSTNAQLLTNSTLGNNDNQTNSFPTPLTYSGRTVRATDEAYIENPSIAEFRETVDVNVLLRRSYAEARAGCSNMSSAEVLKGHVEKLRGTANGKVDLVFLVDSSSSVGITNFFNELKFVRKLLAGFEVAEWATRVAVITFASRHRVVVNIDHLSEPNVTKHKCSLLGAELPSITYVGGGTFTRGAFVLAEKVLTSQWARPNATKAVFLITDGYSNGGDPRPIAQNLIRNHGVEIFTFGIENGNVKELRAMASEPKLHHCYILDSFEEFEALARRALHEDLHLGDFILENEGLCSSLCPRGGYCCHPEATCRCGTTTGQYECICPQGYHGSGLVDGCHLCPSGTYKPQAMPGGISTCKSCPDPNHTSRPGSISLADCTCRNGYQEEVGTHVCRMVKCPALSPPTNGFFVSGKCSSMVHNACAMGCSAGFKLIGRPIRECFENATWSGEPVVCKVKTCPSLPKLPNGSVHCTKEGFVFDAECTTLCDRGFVLVGSKMRRCLPIAMWDGLPSACRAVTCPPVQSIPHASLLPRTCSSERQTFGTECRTVCDPGYRLADEREDTRLCLASGSWDQKANRPNVCLDVTTPDILCPDDIKIDANPNDNVANVSWNDPLTLDNSGEVPSVTVTPSVRSPWLFTIGETFITYFATDRAGNSGSCSFVITVMDSQPPVIERCRSPGVVLSSDQDTHVAWEEPQFSDNSGRPVTVSRSHNPGLSMSWGTTRVEYVASDSTGNTKSCHITVNVQQSACIMPDSPQGGRADCVNSNGGIECSLGCDDGYAFPIEPESIYSCSGDGRWSPNHGMPWEDCAKKENPDNATQPLVFGFPVNNCDQELADQMAANIRTSQDKKEGSICNGPVDCRFAGVKVSCRPKGIGGLVGGSIIGSSSPRSERQQLRGDIDLSRQHFEKLKSLPSVYVEMNITGKVKLPDDVTSVDDDTYQQFRHSLSSASNSILETILEDGNLPPGMGSTPDTNSIIVVPTQPIPVCRPGNIQLGLSQCLECAAGTFFNDITKECERCPQGSYQSQPGQMECITCPPGTSTVSTRSKSLQECKDVCSQGSHSDTGLEQCEPCPKGTYQPYSGSLDCMPCPDGTSTLKTGSISLAECTEPCKSGYVSRSGLVPCLPCPDGYYQPGISKTSCFKCLGMMANSAVTTWESCIGTSLDGFNISSLEVVSFNDCFSIPCSNGATCEAVSAGYVCICEPGYTGIRCDIEINECENSPCENSGKCVDGLNGFTCVCKPGFAGETCSVDIDECRPYSCENEGRCIDGIASYQCDCTQGYSGEYCEEEVNECFSNPCYNGAYCVDSLASFSCDCLVGFDGSFCEMEINECMSEPCLNGAECHDLIADYRCDCKPGFVGTHCQTDVDECVSSPCRHGGSCLDDISGYLCVCQHGYTGPLCEVELPWDFSLVFDHFSTTDYILMKDLLPEMTEVSASFWMRTTDSFNYGSPFSYGAMDSHGTALSNAFTFMDYSGFVLYVNDSSHVSDVAANDGMWHHIAVTWASRNGRWVIYKDGRVADSGEGLAEGAVIPGGGIFVVGQEQDSIGGDFASSEAFVGEITLLHVWNRTLSSQEISALVRDCERLSGQMGDVVLAWPDTLFDMYGEIRQVKSHFCEGCYAQSPPEFGDYTGFQSHTPLNVITFSCETGFELKDSSNNQAVCQISGDWLPYNPPQCQRKKCWHPGNIQNGEILGTDTKFFFGSQVKYVCYDGYTLVGPHTRDCYETGVWSDYQPSCEVVVCGAVPEVPHSTLYSPMKGSHFSTETSIVYHCQDGYHLRGQATVICQSDGTWSELPDCLLIQCNKPEIVIHASLTPPMEDFVLGGVIRYDCVDGYQLVGAATRTCQLNGTWSGASPSCIPFSCGPPPAFPFSTNTLTGLTLGSVARYSCMEGYQMMGNASLVCAGNFKWEGEYVGCTPRLCPEVEQIAHGVTTGNLFFYGESLTFECDVGYRLNGVTLIRCLATGQWSDGVPACEPVSCGSPDTILNGNLEGSEFEYGGMVRYQCHNGYYLIGSASLSCDSDGQWSGSTPSCSRVECGPPPRIPNADLLPADESVTYFYQTNVTVRCHTGYSLLDGSDVITCGSDGSWQGEVSVCQPVSCDRLGGLINGRLIRSGHSYNDTATYICEEGFYLVGRATRICQASGRWSGIASSCFPVLCPPLPLVPNAKFSVKIPVNESAVPRDTYSYRTKVRYRCDLGYQTSADYQELRCNASAQWSALPPSCLPIRCPDLPAISHGTISGNDLTFNSSVVYTCDEGYQLFRKPVRTCLADGTWSGVEPVCKIINCGKPDSPENGRFRGYDFTYQRIATFTCNQGYRLEGASTISCQSNGQWSMTSPRCNPVDCGSPPHINLTTHQSDSTTFGSLAYYACLEGYEADRSLFIQCGWDAHWVGMSFIHCSPMLCDDAPVMEFGSATGNNYHVGDTAEYSCIEGAVLHGNGTIICQPDQTWTNLTAFCRLITCSELAAPNHGTVNAPRRNNGSIATFTCDDGYNIIGDENITCMESGDWSGEPSECEPVTCPMPDIANGQAVFVGYRFTDKVIYRCDSGYQLVGVAEQHCSANGEWSAGRPVCQAISCGVPVLIKDGYSTQVEVVFGDDVRYSCKTGYQLQGSDTRSCMSNGELSGEEPVCEIISCPEPPAFNNAGTPATNKTFGSLVTYDCIVGFYTDDSTTIECLSNGSWSQTVIRCNPVSCGLPGDIENGDYSLDNGATFGEEVVYHCHDGYELEGIASQVCQSNGAWGQPYPTCEPISCGPPPAIENGDVQVTHETYLSNAVYACDIGYDLVGINAITCLSNRSWSYSDVHCVPVSCGEPEEITNGHWTGEKFTLGDQLLYDCDIGHDLVGMPERVCQASGEWSGPTPTCQPIKCPPPPEVQNGVVLTRGDLQYRSEIRYRCDTGHVPSTSETSRICQADGTWSGRDVRCIPVSCGPLPSVDNAYIPLSPSLTFDTLVAYRCHDGYQLQGIPNVKCLEGGLWSLPRFQCSPVSCGDPGDVLNGEVYFTSTTFKSVAVYSCSEGFRLHGATIRHCLANQLWSEVPPLCRPVPCGRPPSLPNAVHVDDDNTQTMEDYVYGAVTRYMCVEGYEMVSGETIVCQANGKWNSSDLICKIKQCPPPEAVKNGQVLGEAYTYSSTIQYVCDAGFELSSSHNLTCLADQMWHPSPPTCWRISCPEITPPPQTTVLGDGHLYEDVITFHCQNELQLRGSRQLRCTSDGTWDQPIPTCAPRSCGRPPNLEFGIIFGHSYQPGDTISYRCYSGYLLNGPSGRRCLPDFRWSGQDPKCVELNLSSALNQSPVCIFPCLHGGTCRGPYQCSCPYGYAGSRCEIELCTSRCIGSSRCTQRHPSCK, from the exons ATGGATGGTGGTGAGGTGAATAGTTGTTTTGCTCCGGCGGCGGACAAGAGGAGAGAAAATACACGACCACTGAAAGTCATggtgcctttaatgttattatttatatgcAGCTGGATTCCGGGCGGTCAATCAATGTATATCAACACCGACAGTAACGGAACCCAAAGTACTAATGCTCAACTTTTAACAAATTCTACGCTTGGAAACAACGACAACCAGACAAATTCTTTCCCAACACCGTTAACATATTCAGGTAGAACAGTGAGAGCAACGGACGAAGCATACATTGAGAATCCTAGTATAGCTGAGTTTCGGGAAACTGTTGATGTGAATGTCTTACTGAGGAGATCGTACGCCGAGGCTAGAGCCGGCTGCTCCAACATGTCCAGCGCCGAGGTCTTGAAGGGCCACGTGGAGAAACTCCGGGGAACGGCCAACGGTAAGGTCGATCTGGTCTTCCTCGTGGACAGCTCGTCCAGCGTTGGTATCACGAACTTCTTCAACGAACTGAAGTTTGTCCGGAAACTCCTTGCTGGGTTCGAGGTGGCCGAATGGGCCACCAGGGTGGCGGTAATTACATTTGCCTCTCGGCATCGTGTTGTGGTCAACATTGACCACCTGAGCGAACCTAATGTTACCAAGCATAAATGCTCCTTGCTTGGCGCTGAGCTGCCAAGTATTACGTATGTGGGAGGTGGGACTTTTACTCGAGGCGCTTTTGTACTAGCTGAG AAAGTTTTAACTTCCCAATGGGCCCGTCCCAACGCCACAAAGGCTGTATTCCTCATAACGGACGGGTACTCCAACGGTGGCGACCCCCGTCCAATAGCTCAGAACCTTATCCGCAATCACGGGGTGGAAATATTCACGTTTGGGATCGAGAACGGGAACGTGAAGGAGTTGCGGGCAATGGCGTCTGAGCCAAAGCTGCACCATTGCTACATCTTGGACAGTTTTGAGGAGTTTGAAGCTCTCGCGAGGAGAGCTTTGCACGAGG ATCTCCATCTCGGAGACTTTATACTTGAGAATGAGGGACTGTGTTCATCCCTGTGTCCCCGTGGAGGTTACTGCTGTCATCCAGAAGCGACATGTCGATGTGGGACGACTACCGGTCAGTACGAGTGTATATGCCCCCAGGGTTACCATGGCAGCGGCTTGGTGGATGGTTGTCACC TTTGCCCATCGGGTACATACAAGCCCCAAGCTATGCCAGGGGGCATTAGTACGTGTAAATCCTGCCCGGACCCGAACCACACCAGCAGACCAGGAAGTATTAGTCTGGCGGACTGCACTTGTAGGAATGGATACCAGGAAGAAGTCGGGACGCATGTCTGCCGAA TGGTGAAGTGTCCTGCTTTATCTCCGCCAACAAATGGCTTTTTTGTGTCTGGTAAATGCAGCAGTATGGTTCACAATGCGTGCGCCATGGGCTGTTCGGCAGGCTTTAAGCTGATAGGTCGTCCTATCAGGGAATGCTTTGAAAATGCTACCTGGAGTGGGGAACCGGTTGTATGCAAAG TAAAGACTTGCCCATCCCTTCCGAAGCTTCCAAATGGATCAGTCCACTGCACTAAGGAAGGCTTCGTGTTTGATGCGGAATGTACCACTCTCTGCGATAGGGGGTTTGTACTGGTGGGATCCAAGATGAGACGATGCCTGCCAATCGCTATGTGGGATGGACTCCCCTCTGCATGTAGAG CTGTGACATGCCCTCCGGTACAGTCAATTCCCCACGCCTCCCTGCTACCCAGAACCTGCAGTTCAGAGAGACAGACTTTTGGGACAGAATGCCGCACGGTCTGCGATCCTGGGTATCGTCTTGCGGATGAGAGAGAAGACACCCGTCTGTGCTTAGCATCAGGGTCCTGGGACCAAAAAGCCAACCGGCCTAACGTTTGCTTAG ATGTTACAACTCCTGACATACTTTGTCCCGATGACATCAAGATCGACGCCAATCCAAACGACAACGTAGCCAATGTGTCTTGGAACGACCCTTTGACTTTGGACAACTCCGGCGAGGTGCCGTCAGTAACCGTTACTCCATCTGTCCGTTCCCCGTGGTTGTTCACAATCGGGGAGACATTCATTACGTATTTTGCGACAGACAGAGCCGGGAATAGTGGGAGTTGCAGCTTTGTAATCACAGTTATGG ATAGCCAGCCGCCGGTAATCGAGCGTTGTCGCTCACCTGGAGTTGTCCTCTCATCAGACCAAGACACCCACGTTGCTTGGGAGGAGCCACAATTCTCTGATAACTCGGGCCGGCCTGTGACAGTATCACGTTCCCATAATCCTGGCCTGTCCATGTCGTGGGGGACGACGAGGGTGGAGTATGTCGCCAGCGACAGCACGGGGAACACTAAGAGCTGTCACATAACTGTGAATGTTCAAC AAAGTGCCTGCATCATGCCAGATAGTCCGCAGGGCGGCCGAGCAGATTGTGTTAACTCCAATGGAGGGATAGAGTGCTCTCTTGGGTGTGATGATGGGTACGCCTTTCCCATTGAGCCTGAATCTATCTACAGCTGCTCAGGGGATGGACGATGGAGTCCCAATCATGGCATGCCATGGGAGGACTGTGCAA AAAAGGAGAATCCAGACAACGCAACGCAGCCATTGGTCTTTGGATTCCCGGTGAATAACTGCGATCAAGAACTCGCTGATCAAATGGCCGCCAATATCAGAACATCTCAAGATAAAAAG GAGGGAAGTATCTGCAATGGGCCGGTGGATTGCCGCTTTGCTGGTGTCAAAGTCAGCTGTCGACCAAAAG GTATTGGTGGTTTGGTCGGTGGTTCAATAATCGGCTCCTCGTCGCCACGCAGTGAGAGGCAGCAGCTACGAGGAGACATTGACCTGAGCAGACAGCACTTTGAGAAGTTGAAGAGTTTGCCAAGCGTCTACGTTGAGATGAATATTACAG gAAAAGTCAAGCTTCCAGATGATGTCACTTCAGTGGATGACGATACCTACCAACAGTTTCGCCATTCCCTTTCCAGCGCGTCCAACTCCATCCTGGAAACCATACTGGAGGATGGTAACCTTCCCCCTGGCATGGGATCGACACCAGATACTAATTCTATCATCGTCGTTCCAACTCAACCTATTCCCGTCTGCCGACCGGGAAACATTCAGCTCGGATTGAGCCAATGCT TAGAGTGTGCAGCTGGTACTTTTTTCAATGACATTACAAAAGAGTGTGAACGCTGCCCTCAAGGTTCTTACCAAAGCCAACCCGGCCAGATGGAGTGCATAACGTGTCCACCCGGTACATCAACGGTCAGTACAAGATCCAAGTCACTTCAGGAATGTAAAG ATGTCTGCAGTCAAGGCAGCCACTCCGATACTGGTCTGGAGCAGTGTGAACCTTGCCCTAAAGGGACTTACCAACCCTACTCCGGCAGTCTGGACTGCATGCCATGCCCAGATGGGACGTCTACTCTCAAGACTGGCTCAATCTCACTTGCTGAGTGTACAG AGCCGTGCAAGTCTGGTTATGTGTCAAGGAGTGGTCTGGTGCCTTGTCTCCCATGCCCTGATGGCTATTACCAACCAGGGATAAGTAAGACTTCCTGCTTTAAGTGCCTTGGTATGATGGCTAACAGCGCTGTCACCACATGGGAAAGTTGCATCG GAACCAGCCTGGATGGTTTTAACATCAGTTCTTTGGAAGTGGTTTCATTCAACGACTGTTTCTCCATTCCGTGTTCAAATGGTGCAACGTGCGAGGCTGTGTCAGCTGGCTATGTGTGCATATGTGAGCCGGGATACACAG GAATAAGATGTGACATTGAGATCAACGAATGTGAAAACTCCCCATGTGAGAATAGCGGCAAATGTGTGGATGGTCTGAACGGTTTTACCTGCGTCTGCAAACCAGGCTTTGCAG GGGAGACTTGTTCAGTTGATATTGATGAATGTAGACCCTACTCCTGCGAGAATGAAGGTAGATGTATTGATGGCATAGCCAGCTATCAGTGTGACTGCACTCAAGGTTATTCCG GCGAGTACTGTGAGGAGGAAGTGAATGAATGTTTCTCAAACCCTTGTTACAACGGAGCGTACTGCGTGGACAGCCTGGCGAGCTTTAGCTGTGACTGCCTGGTGGGGTTCGACGGCTCATTCTGTGAGATGGAAATTAACGAGTGTATGAGTGAGCCATGTCTGAATGGAGCTGAGTGCCACGACCTCATCGCTGATTACAG GTGTGACTGTAAACCTGGCTTTGTTGGGACTCACTGTCAGACTGATGTGGATGAGTGTGTATCATCACCATGCCGTCATGGTGGTTCATGCCTAGATGACATAAGTGGCTACCTGTGTGTCTGCCAACATGGGTACACTGGACCTCTCTGTGAAGTGG AACTTCCTTGGGATTTCAGTCTCGTCTTTGATCACTTCAGTACGACGGACTACATCTTGATGAAGGATTTACTACCTGAGATGACGGAGGTTAGCGCCTCCTTTTGGATGCGCACCACGGACTCCTTCAACTACGGCTCCCCGTTCTCCTACGGAGCGATGGACAGTCACGGCACTGCTTTGAGCAATGCTTTTACATTCATGGACTATAGCGG ATTCGTTCTCTATGTCAATGACTCAAGTCACGTTTCCGATGTGGCGGCAAATGATGGGATGTGGCATCACATCGCCGTCACATGGGCCAGCAGGAACGGCCGATGGGTCATCTACAAGGACGGACGGGTGGCCGACTCTGGAGAAGGACTCGCTGAGGGCGCTGTTATCCCtg GGGGTGGGATATTTGTTGTTGGCCAGGAGCAAGATTCCATTGGTGGTGACTTTGCGAGTTCTGAAGCCTTCGTCGGCGAGATCACCCTCCTGCATGTCTGGAATCGTACTCTGTCCTCGCAGGAGATCTCTGCCTTGGTGAGGGACTGTGAGAGACTCTCAGGGCAGATGGGAGATGTGGTTCTAGCCTGGCCTGACACCCTCTTTGATATGTATGGAGAAATCAGACAGGTGAAGAGTCATTTCTGTGAAG GATGCTATGCCCAGAGCCCGCCAGAGTTTGGCGATTACACAGGATTCCAGAGCCACACCCCTCTCAACGTCATCACCTTCTCCTGCGAGACCGGCTTTGAGTTGAAGGACAGCTCCAACAATCAAGCTGTGTGTCAGATCTCCGGTGACTGGCTACCGTACAACCCTCCTCAATGCCAAC GTAAGAAATGTTGGCATCCTGGCAACATCCAAAATGGAGAGATTTTGGGAACGGACACCAAGTTCTTTTTTGGTTCTCAAGTGAAGTATGTCTGCTATGATGGGTATACACTCGTTGGGCCTCACACAAGAGATTGCTATGAGACCGGTGTATGGAGTGACTACCAGCCAAGCTGTGAGG tGGTTGTGTGTGGAGCTGTTCCCGAAGTACCACATTCCACTCTTTACAGTCCGATGAAAGGCTCTCATTTCTCTACTGAAACGTCCATAGTCTACCATTGTCAGGATGGGTATCACCTACGAGGCCAAGCCACCGTCATCTGCCAGTCAGACGGAACCTGGAGTGAGCTCCCAGACTGCCTGCTGATTCAATGCAATAAGCCTGAGATCGTGATCCATGCATCCTTGACGCCACCTATGGAGGACTTTGTGCTCGGAGGGGTTATCAGATATGACTGTGTTGACGGGTACCAGTTAGTTGGTGCTGCAACCAGGACATGCCAGCTGAATGGGACCTGGTCGGGTGCGAGTCCGAGTTGCATCCCCTTTTCCTGTGGTCCTCCCCCAGCGTTTCCTTTCTCGACGAACACCCTCACGGGCTTGACACTGGGGAGCGTGGCGAGGTACTCTTGCATGGAAGGGTATCAGATGATGGGAAATGCCTCATTAGTTTGTGCCGGGAATTTCAAATGGGAAGGAGAATATGTTGGATGTACCCCAAGACTCTGTCCAGAGGTGGAACAGATCGCTCATGGAGTCACTACGGGTAACTTGTTCTTCTATGGCGAGAGTCTGACGTTTGAGTGTGATGTGGGGTACCGGCTGAATGGAGTGACTTTGATAAGGTGTCTGGCAACTGGCCAGTGGAGTGACGGAGTACCAGCGTGTGAGCCTGTATCGTGTGGATCGCCGGATACCATTTTAAACGGTAACCTAGAGGGATCGGAGTTTGAGTACGGAGGCATGGTCAGATACCAATGTCACAATGGCTACTATTTGATTGGCTCAGCTTCACTGTCATGTGATTCTGATGGCCAATGGAGCGGCAGTACCCCATCTTGTAGTAGAGTTGAATGTGGACCTCCGCCGAGGATACCAAATGCAGACCTCCTTCCAGCAGATGAGAGTGTAACGTACTTCTACCAAACCAACGTGACAGTCCGTTGTCACACTGGATACAGCTTGTTGGACGGTTCGGACGTAATAACCTGTGGATCGGACGGGTCCTGGCAGGGGGAAGTATCGGTGTGTCAACCGGTGTCATGCGACCGTCTTGGAGGTCTTATTAATGGGAGGCTCATCAGATCAGGGCACAGTTACAACGACACTGCGACGTATATATGCGAGGAAGGATTCTACCTCGTCGGGCGTGCGACAAGAATCTGCCAAGCCAGCGGGCGTTGGAGCGGCATAGCGTCCAGCTGCTTCCCCGTCTTGTGCCCGCCTCTTCCGCTGGTTCCCAATGCCAAATTCTCTGTCAAAATACCCGTGAACGAGTCGGCAGTTCCAAGAGATACTTACAGCTACAGGACTAAAGTGCGCTACCGATGCGACTTGGGTTACCAGACTAGTGCCGACTACCAGGAGTTGCGTTGCAATGCTAGTGCTCAATGGTCTGCTCTTCCCCCTTCCTGCCTACCGATCAGGTGCCCTGATTTACCCGCCATTTCCCATGGAACCATATCTGGAAATGACCTCACTTTTAATAGTTCGGTGGTATACACATGTGATGAAGGCTATCAGCTCTTCAGGAAACCTGTGAGAACCTGTCTGGCCGATGGCACCTGGTCGGGAGTGGAACCGGTCTGCAAGATTATCAACTGCGGAAAGCCAGATTCACCGGAGAATGGGCGGTTTAGAGGTTATGATTTCACATATCAGAGGATTGCCACTTTCACCTGTAATCAAGGGTATCGTCTGGAAG GAGCATCAACCATAAGCTGCCAATCCAACGGGCAATGGAGTATGACCTCACCCCGATGCAACCCTGTTGACTGCGGCTCACCACCTCATATCAATCTCACCACTCACCAATCGGACTCCACCACGTTTGGTTCCCTGGCTTACTATGCATGCCTGGAAGGGTATGAAGCAGACAGGAGCCTGTTCATTCAGTGTGGATGGGACGCTCACTGGGTGGGTATGTCATTCATACACTGTTCACCCATGCTGTGTGACGACGCGCCTGTAATGGAGTTTGGATCAGCAACTG ggAACAATTACCATGTGGGTGACACTGCCGAGTATTCTtgcatagagggcgctgttttacaTGGAAATGGAACTATCATATGCCAGCCTGATCAAACATGGACCAACTTAACAGCTTTCTGTCGTCTGATAACATGCTCTGAGCTAGCAGCACCAAACCATGGCACTGTCAATGCACCAAGGAGGAATAACGGCAGTATTGCAACATTTACTTGTGACGACGGCTACAACATTATTGGAGATGAAAATATAACTTGCATGGAAAGTGGTGATTGGAGTGGGGAACCATCCGAGTGTGAACCAGTGACTTGTCCGATGCCGGACATTGCTAATGGACAAGCAGTGTTTGTGGGTTACCGGTTTACCGATAAAGTGATTTACCGGTGTGATTCGGGATACCAGCTGGTGGGTGTGGCTGAACAGCATTGCTCGGCCAATGGGGAATGGAGTGCGGGCCGGCCAGTGTGTCAAGCCATTTCTTGTGGTGTACCAGTGCTCATTAAAGATGGATACTCTACACAGGTTGAAGTGGTGTTCGGAGATGACGTTCGGTATTCTTGCAAAACAGGGTACCAGTTACAAGGGAGTGACACACGCTCTTGTATGAGTAATGGCGAGTTGAGTGGTGAGGAACCAGTGTGTGAGATTATCTCCTGCCCCGAACCACCGGCTTTCAACAACGCTGGTACCCCTgctacaaataaaacatttggaAGTCTGGTAACCTATGACTGTATTGTAGGTTTCTATACTGATGACAGCACAACAATTGAATGTCTCTCCAATGGTTCTTGGAGCCAGACTGTTATAAGATGTAACCCAGTGTCATGTGGATTGCCGGGGGACATTGAAAACGGAGACTATTCTTTAGACAACGGGGCAACTTTTGGGGAAGAGGTTGTGTACCATTGTCATGATGGCTATGAATTGGAGGGAATTGCCTCTCAAGTTTGTCAATCAAATGGTGCATGGGGTCAACCATATCCCACCTGTGAACCTATCTCTTGCGGACCACCTCCAGCAATTGAAAACGGAGATGTCCAAGTGACTCATGAGACTTACCTCTCAAATGCTGTGTATGCTTGTGACATTGGGTATGATTTAGTCGGTATTAATGCCATTACTTGCTTGAGTAATAGATCTTGGAGCTATAGTGACGTACATTGTGTTCCGGTCTCGTGTGGCGAACCTGAGGAAATTACCAATGGTCATTGGACAGGGGAAAAGTTCACCCTCGGGGATCAGTTATTGTATGATTGCGATATTGGTCATGACCTGGTCGGCATGCCAGAGCGTGTATGTCAGGCTTCTGGAGAGTGGAGTGGTCCGACCCCGACCTGTCAACCAATCAAATGTCCACCCCCGCCAGAAGTGCAGAATGGAGTTGTCCTTACTCGGGGCGATTTGCAGTATCGGAGTGAGATTCGATATCGATGTGATACAGGTCATGTGCCGTCTACGAGTGAGACTAGCCGAATCTGTCAAGCTGATGGTACGTGGAGTGGTCGGGATGTTCGCTGCATTCCTGTGTCGTGTGGACCACTGCCCTCGGTGGATAATGCATACATCCCGCTATCACCTTCGCTTACGTTTGACACTTTGGTTGCATACCGGTGTCATGATGGGTATCAGCTGCAAGGAATACCCAATGTGAAATGCCTGGAGGGTGGACTGTGGAGTCTGCCGCGGTTTCAGTGTAGTCCTGTCAGCTGTGGCGACCCAGGGGATGTCCTGAACGGGGAGGTTTACTTCACCAGTACCACCTTCAAGTCTGTGGCTGTGTACAGCTGTAGTGAAGGGTTCAGACTGCATGGAGCAACTATACGCCACTGTCTTGCCAACCAGTTGTGGAGTGAAGTGCCCCCGTTGTGCAGACCTGTACCATGTGGTAGACCGCCGAGTCTCCCCAACGCGGTCCATGTGGATGATGACAAtactcaaaccatggaggactATGTGTACGGTGCTGTGACACGCTATATGTGTGTGGAAGGCTACGAGATGGTGTCAGGTGAAACCATTGTCTGCCAAGCAAACGGGAAATGGAATAGCTCTGACCTCATTTGCAAGATCAAGCAGTGTCCACCACCAGAAGCTGTCAAGAACGGACAAGTCTTGGGAGAAGCTTATACGTACAGCTCTACCATCCAGTATGTCTGTGATGCTGGCTTTGAGTTATCCAGCAGTCACAACCTCACCTGTCTCGCCGACCAGATGTGGCATCCGTCGCCTCCGACTTGCTGGAGAATTTCCTGCCCAGAGATTACTCCTCCGCCCCAAACAACTGTCCTTGGAGACGGGCATCTCTACGAAGATGTCATAACATTCCATTGTCAGAATGAACTCCAACTAAGAGGCTCACGGCAGCTTCGATGCACCTCGGATGGGACATGGGATCAACCGATCCCAACTTGTGCTCCCAGGTCCTGCGGACGTCCACCTAATCTTGAGTTTGGGATCATATTTGGACATAGCTACCAGCCCGGTGACACCATAAGCTATCGTTGCTACAGCGGGTATCTGCTGAACGGTCCGAGCGGCCGGAGGTGCTTGCCGGACTTCAGATGGAGTGGACAGGATCCAAAGTGTGTTG AGTTGAACCTGTCCTCAGCTCTCAACCAGTCTCCAGTGTGTATCTTTCCCTGTCTTCATGGTGGGACGTGCCGGGGGCCTTATCAGTGCAGCTGTCCCTATGGGTACGCTGGCTCTAGATGTGAAATAG aactATGTACAAGTCGCTGCATTGGAAGTTCTCGGTGTACCCAAAGGCATCCGTCTTGCAAGTAA